A segment of the Candidatus Cloacimonadaceae bacterium genome:
CGCCCCCTGGACAAGACCACCCTGCGTCTCCATGCCCGAACGGAAAACTATTATTACAACCAATACTTCACCGAGTTCGATGGTAGGGCGGACACCTTCGGCATGGGGTTTCGTCAAGCCTTTCCCGTTTTCACAATTGAAGGGACGTACTACTATCGCATCTTTGAAAACAAGGATCTGATTCTCGATCCCGAGGACTGCTCCTACGAGAGCAATCTCTATGCCGGCTCACTCCGGCTCAAGGCAATGCCCCTAAACGATTCCAAGCCCAAAGGCGCCACCTGGTATCCGTCATTGGCGCTATCCTATGAGGAGCGTTTCTACCAATCGGACGACTCTTGGTATGGTGGCAGGATCGACATGATCTATAATACCAAAGCCGGCATAAACTTCAAAATCTCCCCAAAATGGAATTTAATCCTTGACTATACTCACGTCCTCAGGAATGTAGATTCACCCAATGCGTCGGTCATGCGTCTCAAAGAATATAGAGAGAACAGATTTGCCGCAGCGGTGAAATATGACTTTTAGAACAAGGGGAGATCATGGTTTTTAAACAAGAAGACAACCCCAAGCGGCTCAAGGAGTTTATCGGTCTGGTCGAAAACCACAAGATCGATTTGCGCCATTACAAAACTCCTGTCCTCGTCTGGGCTGTTCAGGACGGCACTGCATACTATTCCTTCTGGGACAAAGATATCCTCGAGCGTTTTGGTTTGGGCAGCGTCGATGGCTATGATTTTGAGGAGGACGCCCTCTTTTGTCCCGATTGGATCTCCGATAGGGATGATGACGACGATGACTTTGAAGACGATGATAGCGATGACAACGAGCTGATTTGCAACCTCAGGATAGACAACCATAAAGCATAATTGGTAGAGCTATTGCGCATATCGGTGATTGGCGGTGGGGGATGGGGTCTTGCACTCACCAAACTGTTGGTGGATCAAGGACACGTGCTATCCGTCTGGGAGCATAATCCGGCTTTTCTACTTGAACTTCAGAACGCTCGCTCCAATTTCAAACTCTTGCCAAACGTAGTTTTGGACAAAAGTGTCCGCTTCACCGGAGACATAAAAGACATCGTCATATCCAAGCCGCAGATCATCATTCTCGCCACTCCGGCGCAGTTTATCCGTTCGACCTTGACTGGTTTCGAATCTTCTTCCGTAAAGGAACTGTGGCAAAGCCTGGAGCTGTTGGCAGTCGTGAACGTTGCCAAAGGCATTGAGGAAAATACGCTGCTGACTATCGACAAGATACTGCTGGAAATGTTGCCATCCAATGTCCATGATAAGATCTGCGCACTTTCCGGTCCCAGCCACGCGGAAGAAGTCTCCAGAGGGATCCCCACCACAGTGGTGATCGCCGGTTCAAACGAGGAATTATTGATAAGCCTTCAACGCGTCTTCAGCAATAGCTATTTCCGCGTCTATCGCAGCTCCGATTTGATCGGAGTGGAGATCGGTGGAGCGGTTAAAAACATCATTGCTATTGCTGCCGGAATCGTTAGCGGTCTCGGTTTCGGGGACAACACCATCGGCGCTCTGCTCACCCG
Coding sequences within it:
- a CDS encoding NAD(P)H-dependent glycerol-3-phosphate dehydrogenase yields the protein MVELLRISVIGGGGWGLALTKLLVDQGHVLSVWEHNPAFLLELQNARSNFKLLPNVVLDKSVRFTGDIKDIVISKPQIIILATPAQFIRSTLTGFESSSVKELWQSLELLAVVNVAKGIEENTLLTIDKILLEMLPSNVHDKICALSGPSHAEEVSRGIPTTVVIAGSNEELLISLQRVFSNSYFRVYRSSDLIGVEIGGAVKNIIAIAAGIVSGLGFGDNTIGALLTRGIVEIQRFGVALGAKPDTFLGLSGIGDLITTATSLHSRNRFVGCEIGKGRKLKEIIASMNMIAEGVATTRSVWQSAQKLGVEMPIVNQVYAVLYEDKDPHTAISDLMTRELKAE